In one window of Primulina tabacum isolate GXHZ01 chromosome 8, ASM2559414v2, whole genome shotgun sequence DNA:
- the LOC142553728 gene encoding pentatricopeptide repeat-containing protein At4g20740 isoform X2 produces the protein MPPQNSPAALTKPHKPYFFYGHRKPTQNRPTVRGGLFSNRQSITLKRLTQPTSAGHDSFDLQKWDPDEKINGKQLYAKDPSEVFFSLAKYLSPIARYIVDSFRKHKRWGPPLVEELNRLRRVTPKLVTEVLKFPNIDLRLSSKFFDWAGKQKGYRHDFACYNAYAYLLNRSNHFRDADQVPELMHMQGKPPSEKQFEILIRMHSDANRGLRVHYVYEKMKKFEVKPRVFLYNRIMDALGLCKAGRLDEMFDLLDQMRKNLCKPDVFAYTAMVRALVLKGNLEGCLRVWGEMRKDRVEPDVMAYSTLVMALCKGNQVNKGYEMFKEMKERKYLIDRSIYGSLIEAYVADGKVGSACDLLKDLIDSGYRADLAVYNTLIRGLCAAKLVERAYKLFQATVQEDLQPDFYTVNPILKSYAELKRMEDFFKLLERMNKLGFPVMDDLLKFFSFILDEAGTTMMALEVFEYLKVKGYVSTPIYNVLIEAVLKNGEEKKALALFHELKDSSDLVPDASTYSNAILCFVEVGDVHEACTWYNKIIEMSSVPSVAAYYSLVKGLSRLGEIDAVMLLIRDCLANVTSGPMEFKYSLAIVHACRKNDAVVVCELINEMIEQGCLPNSIIYSAVIFGTCKHGTIEEARKVFLNMRERNFLSEADVIAYDEMLIDHMKKKTSDLVLSSLKFFGLESKLKSKGCTLLPIENAKDVPG, from the exons ATGCCGCCACAAAACTCACCGGCGGCACTGACCAAACCCCACAAACCCTACTTCTTCTATGGCCACCGGAAACCAACCCAGAACCGGCCTACGGTCCGCGGTGGTCTCTTCTCCAACCGCCAATCCATCACCCTTAAGAGGCTGACCCAGCCCACCTCCGCCGGACACGATTCATTTGATCTCCAAAAGTGGGACCCAGATGAAAAGATCAATGGGAAGCAGCTGTATGCGAAAGACCCATCAGAGGTATTCTTCTCCTTGGCGAAATATCTATCTCCCATTGCTAGATACATTGTGGACTCGTTCAGAAAACACAAGCGCTGGGGTCCGCCGCTTGTGGAAGAGCTCAATAGGCTGCGCCGGGTGACGCCAAAGCTGGTGACGGAGGTTCTGAAATTTCCCAATATTGATCTGAGGCTATCCTCCAAGTTTTTTGATTGGGCTG GCAAGCAGAAAGGTTATAGGCATGACTTTGCATGTTACAATGCCTATGCCTATCTTTTGAATCGATCTAATCATTTCCGGGATGCTGATCAGGTGCCTGAGCTGATGCATATGCAAGGGAAGCCGCCTAGTGAAAAACAGTTTGAAATCTTGATTAGGATGCACTCGGATGCAAACAGGGGTCTTAGGGTTCACTATGTGTATGAGAAAATGAAGAAATTTGAAGTGAAGCCAAGAGTCTTTTTATATAATAGAATAATGGATGCCTTG GGTTTGTGCAAAGCTGGACGCCTGGATGAAATGTTTGACCTTTTGGATCAGATGAGGAAGAATCTGTGCAAGCCAGATGTATTTGCCTACACAGCAATGGTAAGAGCACTGGTATTGAAGGGAAATTTGGAAGGTTGTTTGAGGGTTTGGGGGGAAATGCGAAAGGATCGTGTTGAACCAGACGTCATGGCCTATTCAACTTTAGTTATGGCACTTTGTAAAGGGAACCAGGTTAACAAAGGCTATGAAATGTTCAAGGAGATGAAAGAGAGGAAATATTTGATCGACAGGTCTATTTACGGATCTCTGATCGAAGCTTATGTGGCAGATGGGAAAGTAGGTTCAGCCTGTGATCTGCTTAAAGACTTGATTGATTCGGGATATCGTGCTGATTTGGCAGTGTATAACACCCTAATAAGAGGGCTATGTGCAGCAAAACTGGTTGAGAGAGCATATAAGCTTTTTCAAGCAACAGTTCAAGAGGATCTCCAGCCAGATTTTTATACTGTTAATCCAATTTTGAAGTCTTATGCAGAGTTGAAAAGGATGgaggatttttttaaattgcttGAGCGAATGAATAAATTAGGTTTTCCTGTTATGGATGATTTACTCaaattcttttcttttataCTGGATGAGGCTGGTACCACAATGATGGCTTTAGAAGTGTTTGAATACTTGAAAGTGAAAGGATACGTGAGTACTCCAATTTACAATGTTCTTATTGAGGCTGTTCTAAAAAATGGAGAGGAAAAGAAGGCATTAGCACTGTTCCACGAGCTCAAAGATTCTTCTGACTTGGTACCTGATGCATCAACTTACAGCAATGCAATTTTATGCTTTGTTGAAGTGGGAGATGTACACGAAGCGTGCACATGGTACAACAAAATAATAGAAATGTCCTCAGTTCCTTCCGTTGCTGCTTATTATTCTCTTGTTAAGGGCCTTTCTCGACTAGGAGAGATAGATGCTGTTATGTTGCTTATTCGCGATTGCTTGGCCAATGTGACTAGTGGTCCTATGGAATTCAAGTATTCCCTCGCTATCGTCCATGCTTGCAGGAAAAATGATGCTGTAGTGGTATGTGAACTCATAAATGAAATGATCGAACAAGGATGTCTTCCAAACAGTATCATTTACTCGGCAGTCATCTTTGGAACATGTAAACATGGAACAATTGAAGAGGCAAGAAAGGTTTTCTTAAATATGAGAGAGCGCAATTTTCTGAGTGAAGCTGATGTAATAGCCTACGATGAAATGCTTATAGACCATATGAAAAAGAAGACATCAGATTTGGTGCTGTCCAGTCTTAAATTTTTCGGTTTGGAGTCAAAACTGAAGTCAAAGGGCTGTACACTCTTGCCAATTGAAAATGCAAAAGATGTACCTGGctga
- the LOC142553728 gene encoding pentatricopeptide repeat-containing protein At4g20740 isoform X1: MPPQNSPAALTKPHKPYFFYGHRKPTQNRPTVRGGLFSNRQSITLKRLTQPTSAGHDSFDLQKWDPDEKINGKQLYAKDPSEVFFSLAKYLSPIARYIVDSFRKHKRWGPPLVEELNRLRRVTPKLVTEVLKFPNIDLRLSSKFFDWAGKQKGYRHDFACYNAYAYLLNRSNHFRDADQVPELMHMQGKPPSEKQFEILIRMHSDANRGLRVHYVYEKMKKFEVKPRVFLYNRIMDALVKTDHLDLAISVYNDFKKDDLTEDNVTFMILIKGLCKAGRLDEMFDLLDQMRKNLCKPDVFAYTAMVRALVLKGNLEGCLRVWGEMRKDRVEPDVMAYSTLVMALCKGNQVNKGYEMFKEMKERKYLIDRSIYGSLIEAYVADGKVGSACDLLKDLIDSGYRADLAVYNTLIRGLCAAKLVERAYKLFQATVQEDLQPDFYTVNPILKSYAELKRMEDFFKLLERMNKLGFPVMDDLLKFFSFILDEAGTTMMALEVFEYLKVKGYVSTPIYNVLIEAVLKNGEEKKALALFHELKDSSDLVPDASTYSNAILCFVEVGDVHEACTWYNKIIEMSSVPSVAAYYSLVKGLSRLGEIDAVMLLIRDCLANVTSGPMEFKYSLAIVHACRKNDAVVVCELINEMIEQGCLPNSIIYSAVIFGTCKHGTIEEARKVFLNMRERNFLSEADVIAYDEMLIDHMKKKTSDLVLSSLKFFGLESKLKSKGCTLLPIENAKDVPG; encoded by the exons ATGCCGCCACAAAACTCACCGGCGGCACTGACCAAACCCCACAAACCCTACTTCTTCTATGGCCACCGGAAACCAACCCAGAACCGGCCTACGGTCCGCGGTGGTCTCTTCTCCAACCGCCAATCCATCACCCTTAAGAGGCTGACCCAGCCCACCTCCGCCGGACACGATTCATTTGATCTCCAAAAGTGGGACCCAGATGAAAAGATCAATGGGAAGCAGCTGTATGCGAAAGACCCATCAGAGGTATTCTTCTCCTTGGCGAAATATCTATCTCCCATTGCTAGATACATTGTGGACTCGTTCAGAAAACACAAGCGCTGGGGTCCGCCGCTTGTGGAAGAGCTCAATAGGCTGCGCCGGGTGACGCCAAAGCTGGTGACGGAGGTTCTGAAATTTCCCAATATTGATCTGAGGCTATCCTCCAAGTTTTTTGATTGGGCTG GCAAGCAGAAAGGTTATAGGCATGACTTTGCATGTTACAATGCCTATGCCTATCTTTTGAATCGATCTAATCATTTCCGGGATGCTGATCAGGTGCCTGAGCTGATGCATATGCAAGGGAAGCCGCCTAGTGAAAAACAGTTTGAAATCTTGATTAGGATGCACTCGGATGCAAACAGGGGTCTTAGGGTTCACTATGTGTATGAGAAAATGAAGAAATTTGAAGTGAAGCCAAGAGTCTTTTTATATAATAGAATAATGGATGCCTTGGTAAAAACTGATCATTTAGATTTAGCCATCTCAGTTTATAATGATTTCAAGAAGGATGATTTGACCGAAGATAACGTCACTTTTATGATTTTGATAAAGGGTTTGTGCAAAGCTGGACGCCTGGATGAAATGTTTGACCTTTTGGATCAGATGAGGAAGAATCTGTGCAAGCCAGATGTATTTGCCTACACAGCAATGGTAAGAGCACTGGTATTGAAGGGAAATTTGGAAGGTTGTTTGAGGGTTTGGGGGGAAATGCGAAAGGATCGTGTTGAACCAGACGTCATGGCCTATTCAACTTTAGTTATGGCACTTTGTAAAGGGAACCAGGTTAACAAAGGCTATGAAATGTTCAAGGAGATGAAAGAGAGGAAATATTTGATCGACAGGTCTATTTACGGATCTCTGATCGAAGCTTATGTGGCAGATGGGAAAGTAGGTTCAGCCTGTGATCTGCTTAAAGACTTGATTGATTCGGGATATCGTGCTGATTTGGCAGTGTATAACACCCTAATAAGAGGGCTATGTGCAGCAAAACTGGTTGAGAGAGCATATAAGCTTTTTCAAGCAACAGTTCAAGAGGATCTCCAGCCAGATTTTTATACTGTTAATCCAATTTTGAAGTCTTATGCAGAGTTGAAAAGGATGgaggatttttttaaattgcttGAGCGAATGAATAAATTAGGTTTTCCTGTTATGGATGATTTACTCaaattcttttcttttataCTGGATGAGGCTGGTACCACAATGATGGCTTTAGAAGTGTTTGAATACTTGAAAGTGAAAGGATACGTGAGTACTCCAATTTACAATGTTCTTATTGAGGCTGTTCTAAAAAATGGAGAGGAAAAGAAGGCATTAGCACTGTTCCACGAGCTCAAAGATTCTTCTGACTTGGTACCTGATGCATCAACTTACAGCAATGCAATTTTATGCTTTGTTGAAGTGGGAGATGTACACGAAGCGTGCACATGGTACAACAAAATAATAGAAATGTCCTCAGTTCCTTCCGTTGCTGCTTATTATTCTCTTGTTAAGGGCCTTTCTCGACTAGGAGAGATAGATGCTGTTATGTTGCTTATTCGCGATTGCTTGGCCAATGTGACTAGTGGTCCTATGGAATTCAAGTATTCCCTCGCTATCGTCCATGCTTGCAGGAAAAATGATGCTGTAGTGGTATGTGAACTCATAAATGAAATGATCGAACAAGGATGTCTTCCAAACAGTATCATTTACTCGGCAGTCATCTTTGGAACATGTAAACATGGAACAATTGAAGAGGCAAGAAAGGTTTTCTTAAATATGAGAGAGCGCAATTTTCTGAGTGAAGCTGATGTAATAGCCTACGATGAAATGCTTATAGACCATATGAAAAAGAAGACATCAGATTTGGTGCTGTCCAGTCTTAAATTTTTCGGTTTGGAGTCAAAACTGAAGTCAAAGGGCTGTACACTCTTGCCAATTGAAAATGCAAAAGATGTACCTGGctga